The Camelina sativa cultivar DH55 chromosome 16, Cs, whole genome shotgun sequence sequence attgttcaatattttttttaattttttttttttggggtttagaggtcattttccaaaaaatctaaaTGTTTAGAAAGGGGTAATGAAAGCATAAACATAATTAAGGCTTCGTTTatccaaacatatattacattaGCAAACATAacatacttatatatttttgggatCGGCTATATAAGCCTCATCGATCAAGCTGCTAAACGTCGCTTCTGATAGTTACAATTTTAACATAAAAGGATTGCATAGCATTCATGCACACTCAAACTTAATTGCATATCTCACAAACTCGGACATATGTAGCTCATTTGTCCTTATTTattgcattttcattcatatATTAAACTTAAGGCACACATATATGGAGGAGTACTCTCCTCTATTCCTCGGCCAAGAGATGTTCGTCGATCTCTTTGGAGACTTCGACACAGAACTGAAGCAGAGTTTCGGGATGAGCAACTTCCTCATTAATTTTCTCGTACTCAAGGTGCCAGTGCACAATACTCCCTGGCCCTCCCTGTTTAGGGGTCACCTGAATCGTGAGCAAGAAGCTTTTGTATTCTTTCATCAGATCACCATCTATAACCCTAAACGTGATCAAGTTCTTCTCTGGCTCTACCGCCTCGATCCTCTCCTTCGCAACCTTTGCCTCCCCATCTGCACCAATTATTTAATATCGATGCAATTAGCTAGACTCATCATCTCTTTTTCGgtcattgaaaattttataaaatggtcGCACTCCTAAAAACTTTGACTACAAAAATCTATGAAAAAGTGTATATAATATTGACGTACCATGAACGTAATTCCAGAAGATGATAGATCCCACTGTGCCCCAATCGCCTTCATGAAGGTCACATCCCTGAATGTTGCCTGGAGATGCTTTGGAGACATGATGTGGTTTCCCAGTGAACATGTGATGGAACTTCTCAGCCGAAGCTTTGATCTCCACGTCTGTCTCAAGCTTCCCCACCAAACTAGACGTATCTGTTTGCTTcacctcttcttccttcacctcttcttcctcggCCAAGAGATGTTCGTCGATCTCTTTGGAGACTTCAACACAGAACTGCAGGAGAGTCTCGGGATGAGCCACCTCGTTGCTAATTTTCTCATACTCAAGGTGCCAGTGCACAATACTCCCTGGTCCTCCTTGCTTTGGGGTCACCTGGATTGTGAGCAAGAAGCTTTTGTACTCTTTCATCAGTTCACCTTCTATAACCCTAAAGGTGATTAAGTTCTTCTCTGGCTCCACCGCCTCGATCCTCTCCTTTGCTACCTTTGCCTCCCCATCTGCaccatttatttaatatttctagGTTAAGTTTTGAGTCTCCACATATGCATGTACACACGGATCTGAGATAAAAAcagtacaaatatatatatgaaaaatgtttataaaacatTGACTTGCCATGAACGTAGTTCCAGTAGACGATAGAGCCTACTTTGCCCCAATCGCCTTCATGCAAGTCACAGCCCTGAATGTTTCTGGGAGATGCTTTGGACACATGATGTGGTTTCCCCGCGAACATGTGATGGAACTGTCCAGCCGAAGCTTTGATCTCCACGTCTGTCTCAAGCTTCCCCACCAAACTAGACAtctctgttttcttcatctCAACTCCCATCGGTGCCACTGTTACTGTCGTCTCTGCCATGTTTTTCACGGCtgatttgattttcaaaaagaaGTTAGATGTTTTTTTAAGAGGgggtggttttgtttttggtgagatgTATTGAGATTTCCCCCTATAGCCCTATATGTAGAGAAATGAGTGAGCATCTCTAGGAGAAGAAGACACAATTATTGTGATCACAATCCCATGCATTATTATGACCCACCTTACCAAAACGATAACTCTAAGcaataaataactaaattattacCATTAAATATTTGCCACCTGTAACCTACtcttataattttatgattgtatatcttagattttttttttcaagtcctTTTTATTTTGTACATTTAAGTGAAGCTTTAATTAGGACAAAAACTACACTATTAAGCTCGTTTTGAGTGTCAAGTTTGAGGATTGTGGTAGAAAATTGACTTTTATTATAGTCCTTTGAACCTTAATAGTCTCCTTTGAACGAGTAATTTGGTACCCTCGAAACCAGATCTGAAGGTGTGAAGTTTTCATTGTCAAATACTCAAATGCAAGACAGAGTATGGCTGTTTCCTGTTGGGTATGGTGTTTGACAACAGCCCAACATTAACACATTATGgttattttcttcattatatTCTTTCTAAAATATGGCCCGGatgttttttatctttcttatttgtttgtttattatcaTGTCTAATCATGGCTTCGACGaattttggataaaaaaatatattcaataatttaattagaatgGCTTTTCCATTATGCTATTGCTAATTTCCTATATCTTAAATGATTAAGTTGTTCACCCACTTGTGTTTTACGTATTTAAAGCTTCTGTCCAAAACATTTCTTTGGAATTATATCGTTAACTATTAACTCAAAAAGGATCCAACCATTTcgttatatgatatatatgatcaacaGTAACATAAAGTTATACGTAGATATGACTATAAAATGGTAACGTATATATATGTGCATAATAATGTCAATGGATATACAGGCCGTGCctatgagttaaaaaaaaggcatttgcctTAGGCCCTCtaatattaagattttattgGTCTTCTAATTGGTTcccaaatttaaataattatttgatatattagtaaaatatatattttcaatgttctttttcttaaatttcaaaaatttgtttaatatattaaaaagtatcTCTATTTTATCTCTAGCTTCCAATTGCTCGGAAATTTTCAGCTATATGGGGGGCTTGGATGGTGAGCATACGtatcagaaagaaaagaaggcCACGCTTCCTTAGTGGTGGAATTCATCAGGTCAGCCTTtacaatatatacttttaaaaattattgtattttcgtAGATATAAAgtgttaattaagaaaatagatttaaaaattgtataatattatatatttatagtatataacataaagttttattttcatagattaaaaacaaagtactaattatctataatttattataaaaaaatatatctaattttagttataagttataacatttTTGATCAcgaaaatgtataaatttttattttttgccatAGGCCTCTGGGAGTCTAGGCACGACACTGTGGATATAATTGGGATGAAAGATCCCCCCACATGTCccagtatatatatacaaatatcaatatatcagtattctttttttttttttcattaattaaataatgaaaacataaaGATAGGGGTTTATGAAtccaaacatatattattagctttagcaaacataacaaaattacACATTGTAGTAGCTACATAATAGCACTACACGTCGCTGCTCAAACTTACAATTTCCAACGTATGCTAATACACATATATTCATGCACACAGCACACTCACATTTATAAATCTCACAAACTCGGACATGCATGGCTCATAGTCCTTATTAATTGCATTATATTTGAACTCAAATACTACTGAACTTAAGGTACACACTGACACACATATAGATGCACGAGGAGATCTTCTCTATTCCTCGGCCAAGAGATGTTCATCTATCTCTTTGGAGACCTCCACACATAGTTGGAGGAGTGTCTCGGGATGAGCAACCTCCTCGCTAATTTTCTCATACTCAAGGTGCCAGTGCACATTACTCCCTGACCCTCCATCCTTAGGGGTCACCTGGATTGTGAACACGAAGGTTTTGTACTCTTTCATCAGATCACCATCTATAACCCTGAACGTGATCAAGTTCTTATCCGGCTCCAGCGCCTCGATCCTCTCCTTAGCCACCTTTGCCTCCCCATCTGCATCGATTATTTATAGGTATTACTTTTGTCTGAACTTTAGTTTGAAATATCCtggttatatatgaaaaaatgaatataaccaaaaacaaaaaaaacattgacttGCCATGAACGTAGTTCCACGAGAAAATAGAGCCGACTGTGCCCCAGTCGCCTTCGTGAAGATCACAGCCATGAACTTTGCCTGGAGATGCTTTGGAAACATGATGTGGTTTCCCCGCAAACATGTGATGGAACTTCTCAGCCGAAGCTTTGATCTCCACGTCTGTTTCAAGCTTCCCCACCAAACTAGACGTCTCTGTTTGCttcacctcttcttcctcggCCAAAAGATGTTCGTCAATCTCTTTGGAGATTTCGATACAGAACTGGAGTAGAGTTTCCGGATGAGCTACCTCGTCACAAATTTTCTCATACTCAAGGTGCCAGTGCACAATACTTCCAGGCCCTCCATGCTTAGGGGTAACTTGGATCGTTATCACAAAGCTCGTgtactctttcatcaaatccccatctaaaaccctaaacgtGATCAAGTTATTTTCTGGCTCTACGGCTTCGATCCTCTCATGGGCCACCTGTTCCTTTCCATCTGCACCAATCATTTAATATATTCCCACATGGCCACATATAATGCTTAGTTTAACTTTTGTCTTAGAATTAGTTTGAAATCTCCTGGCTATAtgtgaaaaaatgaatataacaTTGACTTGCCATGAACGTAGTTCCAGATGAGGATAGAGCCGACTTTGCCCCACTCGCCTTCGTGCAGCACACAGTCTTGAATGTTGCCTGGAGTTGCTTTGGAAACATGATGTGGTTTCCCTGCCCACATGTGATGGAACTTCTCCGCCGACGCTTTGATCTCCACGTCTGTTTCAAGCTTTCCCACCAAACTAGATGCCTCCGCCATTCTTCAAAGGCTGGTATGATGTTATTGGGGAGGttgaggttttggtttttgtgagtTCCTTGGGGTTTCGATAGTCCCTTTATATAGAGGAATGAGTGAGCAtatctagaagaagaaaacact is a genomic window containing:
- the LOC104750922 gene encoding MLP-like protein 34, translating into MAETTVTVAPMGVEMKKTEMSSLVGKLETDVEIKASAGQFHHMFAGKPHHVSKASPRNIQGCDLHEGDWGKVGSIVYWNYVHDGEAKVAKERIEAVEPEKNLITFRVIEGELMKEYKSFLLTIQVTPKQGGPGSIVHWHLEYEKISNEVAHPETLLQFCVEVSKEIDEHLLAEEEEVKEEEVKQTDTSSLVGKLETDVEIKASAEKFHHMFTGKPHHVSKASPGNIQGCDLHEGDWGTVGSIIFWNYVHDGEAKVAKERIEAVEPEKNLITFRVIDGDLMKEYKSFLLTIQVTPKQGGPGSIVHWHLEYEKINEEVAHPETLLQFCVEVSKEIDEHLLAEE
- the LOC104750923 gene encoding MLP-like protein 34 — its product is MAEASSLVGKLETDVEIKASAEKFHHMWAGKPHHVSKATPGNIQDCVLHEGEWGKVGSILIWNYVHDGKEQVAHERIEAVEPENNLITFRVLDGDLMKEYTSFVITIQVTPKHGGPGSIVHWHLEYEKICDEVAHPETLLQFCIEISKEIDEHLLAEEEEVKQTETSSLVGKLETDVEIKASAEKFHHMFAGKPHHVSKASPGKVHGCDLHEGDWGTVGSIFSWNYVHDGEAKVAKERIEALEPDKNLITFRVIDGDLMKEYKTFVFTIQVTPKDGGSGSNVHWHLEYEKISEEVAHPETLLQLCVEVSKEIDEHLLAEE